DNA sequence from the Borrelia sp. A-FGy1 genome:
AAATAGTAGTTTGGGGAATTAGATAGAATGCAAGAAATACACTTGACAATATTATAATTTTATGTTTTTATATAGGTATTAATATTAGAATCAAACCTTTTAAAGCTCGTTAATTATCAATAAGCCAATATAAGTTTTGCAGTTTGTTAAGAATAAGAATGATGATTGTTTAGCCCAAGTTTCTTTTATTAAAACATATCTTGGGTTTAGTCCTGATTTTGTCAAAAATGGGAACGGTCTTATTGGAAAAGTTGATGCTATTAAGAATGATTGTCGTGAACTTGAAGAGAATATTTACAAGGAACTTGAAAATCTAAAAGGGCTTTTAACTTCAAAACTTGATAGACAGTCTAGAATAAATAGTGCCTATTACTTCAAACTTTTTACAGAGTTAGAACAAATCAAGAAAACAAATATTTCTTTTACTACTTTTAATGCCATAGGAACATTTGTCGTAAAAGTCTCAGCTGTAGTTACTTCTTTTTTTGCAATATTGAAATTGTTGGGGTGGGTTTAGTGCAAGAGAACAGGACTGGATCACAAACAAAGATTATAGCAAAGCATGGGCTTATACTAGCACATTTGTGTGTTTACTTTTCTTTCTTGGTGTCTATTATTTCATTAATTATTTATGGGGCGGTGCCAGATATAGCTTCTGTTGCACTTATTAATGGATTTGGGTTTTTTGGAGCAGGTATTGGGTGTAAAGCAGCAAAGGGGTTTGTGATGCGAAGTAAAAAAAAAGGATTTAGGGGAGATAACTAGTGTATTTAAGGCTTGAGACTTTTGCAATGAGTGTTTTTTGGAGAATATAGGTGTTTGCATTAGAACAAGAAGATAGAAGATTTTTGAGTGAGATTAGAAAGAGTGGATGCTATTTACTAGCAATACATTTTTTTGTGTATAAACTAAAAAGACTTATCTTTACACAAGATAAGATTAATTCTGCTTATATGGAGTTTGTAAATAAGGGTTTTATTAGGAGAAATTGTTATATATTAGAGCCTACTAAGATTTTGGGTTGGTATGGGATACTTGCAGAAGTCAGAATAGAGGATAAATTCTATTCTAGCAAGTTGGGAGAGTTTGAAATTACTGAGGTCAAGGTTAAAAGAACAGGTTCTAGTCATTTTATTGCAACAGATAAAGACAAGGTTATATATGATAGCCTGAATTTGAATAAAAAGAGGGAGATATACAATATTTTCTCAAAACGGGTTTTTACATTAAAAGGAGGTGAGCTTGTTTGATAAAAAAAATTAATGAGCATAAGGGACTTGTTATAGTCTCTTTTATTGCCGGTGCTGCGGCATTAGGTTTGATTCAGATGCTTTTAAAGCTTATTCTTTTATAAGCTTAAAGGCTTAAATAATATTTTATATCCTTTGTTAAGTCTTAGGGGGGCATGGATAAATATGATGAGTATTTTTAGTAAATTGTGGGGATTTTTTGCAGGACTTTGTCTTATGTGTTTTTATGCTATTTATAATTTACTACGCCTTGCTAAGACTTGTAAAAAGGGACAAATAGAAATATTGAAGAGAAATACTTATGAGAAGAAGATAGATGAGAGTTATAGAAAAGATGATGATGAGTTTTTTAAGGAGTTTAATAGGCGGAAATGAGAGTTGTTTTTGCAGTATTAATATGCTGTTTCTATATAACTAGTTGTGCTACTACTCTTACAAAAGAAGTTAGAAAAACTAAGCCTGATAAGTTTTATTATAGTCCTAAGTCTTCTTGCATAAAGAATTTAAGAGAAGCTATTTACTATATATGGAAACTAGAAAATTATACAAGATTAATTGAGAAGGCAGTATGGCAGTAGGGGATAAGAATAGAGACATTAAATTTGGCACAAAACTCAAAAAAGATTTATCAAAATATATAAATGATACATACTATACTATTCCATTTTGGAAACTTAGAAATCTTCCTTTTCTAGATAGCCAGATAGCAAGTCTGTGGAATACAAGACTTACAGGACTTTCACTAGATTATGAGATCGTGTCAAATGGAAGTAGTCCTATTATTTACGAATTTGTAAAAAATCAATTTGAAAGATTTTCTATGTTTGAGATAGCAAAACTTTGTATGAATGCCATAGCTTTTGGATTTGCATGTCTTGAGCTCACATGGGATAAAGAATTTTACAATAACAGTGTCTGCTATTATGTTAAAAATATTGATTTTCTACTCAATGAGAACATAGAGCTTGTTGATGGTAAAGTTTTCTTTTTATCTAATATTTTTGGAAAAAATAAGGAAGAGCTTAATTACTTCAAGTATTTGCTTATTGTAAATGGGCGTGAGCATGGAGAGTATGGTTTTCCATTGTTTCATACTATATGGGGTGAATATGAGCGAAAAGAAATAGCAAGTTATTATCATCAATGCTTTATAGAACTTTTAACAGGTTCAATAGTTACTATTAAGAGTAAAACTGGGGAAACTACACAGGAACAAGATGCTAGCATTTTAGAACAAGTTTCTTCAGCTGATAATTGTTATGCCGTATTGCATCCTGATACATATGAGATTAGTATACAAGAATTTCTAAGTAAAGATGCTACAAATAATGCATTTCTTAAGGCTAAAG
Encoded proteins:
- a CDS encoding DUF261 family protein, which gives rise to MFALEQEDRRFLSEIRKSGCYLLAIHFFVYKLKRLIFTQDKINSAYMEFVNKGFIRRNCYILEPTKILGWYGILAEVRIEDKFYSSKLGEFEITEVKVKRTGSSHFIATDKDKVIYDSLNLNKKREIYNIFSKRVFTLKGGELV
- a CDS encoding DUF935 family protein, which produces MAVGDKNRDIKFGTKLKKDLSKYINDTYYTIPFWKLRNLPFLDSQIASLWNTRLTGLSLDYEIVSNGSSPIIYEFVKNQFERFSMFEIAKLCMNAIAFGFACLELTWDKEFYNNSVCYYVKNIDFLLNENIELVDGKVFFLSNIFGKNKEELNYFKYLLIVNGREHGEYGFPLFHTIWGEYERKEIASYYHQCFIELLTGSIVTIKSKTGETTQEQDASILEQVSSADNCYAVLHPDTYEISIQEFLSKDATNNAFLKAKEYADMQIAKLILGQTLTTQSGTTGSYAISRTHQEVRENYAQADRRFVEEGFAGLIKKVVDLNFGEQKFYPEFRYIEKFDEKLRLERDISLAKEFNIKFKPEYFKKVYGLGDEDIYKGGKF